From the genome of Salvelinus alpinus chromosome 19, SLU_Salpinus.1, whole genome shotgun sequence, one region includes:
- the LOC139545937 gene encoding uncharacterized protein — MSQSRGLCMDRGHSAWFPRPRSWLQRPISCFQRRSLRASADPTSSDNVYTSCLYAQGFRCTLQQRPSCSSARLTPKSNARGAEGRPVSSALGRVENSPGRGTRAMSRPVTAPGGGGRRRDPGQRPGAQIRDRTECPRLPCNTKQDNTHRQQQDTWRGRRPFSTSSTLHLYLPSSSYYEDDEQEMDIELEKEDVRPTIENNGLQDTTEMIRSPTPSENVTMLNPTNNTSLQQDHKETVQIQEAPPLNPSLQGPSEDIIRPQVPTEDINSMEPTDNPRFQGITHYRTTGLVVPKQRAHGYDMEQQQECIPLQIMPAAVQGRAPTSVRQHVNRLPKIKTTKTFVWGLSGPQEIKSVFVLQRHIGRYTNQT, encoded by the exons ATGTCTCAGTCCAGAGGCCTCTGCATGGATCGAGGGCACTCTGCATGGTTTCCAAGGCCAAGATCCTGGTTACAAAGACCAATATCCTGTTTCCAGAGGCGATCCCTCAGAGCGTCAGCAGACCCCACCTCTTCAGATAATGTCTACACCAGTTGCCTTTACG CCCAGGGCTTCCGCTGCACTCTGCAGCAGAGGCCCAGCTGCAGCAGTGCCAGGTTGACTCCCAAAAGCAATGCCAGAGGAGCGGAAGGGAGGCCAGTGAGCAGTGCTCTGGGTAGAGTGGAGAACAGCCCAGGGAGGGGGACCAGAGCCATGAGCAGACCAGTTACTGCACCCGGGGGAGGAGGAAGGCGCAGAGACCCGGGCCAGAGACCTGGAGCTCAAATCAGGGACAGGACAG AATGTCCCAGACTGCCCTGCAACACCAAACAGGACAACACACATAGACAGCAGCAAGACACGTGGAGGGGGAGGAGGCCTTTCTCAACATCATCCACACTGCATCTTTATCTGCCCTCTTCATCATACTATGAGGATGACGAGCAGGAGATGGATATAGAGCTAGAGAAGGAGGATGTGAG GCCAACAATAGAAAACAACGGCCTACAAGACACCACAGAAATGATCAGATCACCGACCCCTTCAGAAAATGTCACAATGCTGAACCCTACCAATAATACCAGTCTACAACAGGATCATAAAGAAACCGTCCAAATACAGGAGGCCCCTCCATTAAACCCCAGTCTACAGGGCCCCTCAGAGGACATCATCAGGCCACAGGTCCCTACAGAAGACATCAACTCAATGGAGCCCACTGACAATCCCAGGTTTCAGGGGATAACACATTACAGAACAACTGGCCTTGTGGTCCCAAAGCAGAGAGCTCATGGATATGACATGGAACAGCAACAGGAATGCATCCCTCTCCAGATAATGCCGGCAGCTGTTCAAGGGAGGGCCCCTACATCTGTTAGGCAGCATGTGAACAGACTCCCCAAAATAAAAACCACCAAGACCTTTGTGTGGGGCCTTTCTGGACCCCAGGAGATTAAGAGTGTGTTTGTTCTACAGAGGCATATTGGCAGATACACAAATCAGACATGA